One window of Nocardioides dongkuii genomic DNA carries:
- a CDS encoding aldehyde dehydrogenase family protein — protein MADLFVDGTWREALGGGTREIRCPADARPVRVVSEGAAADVDVAVTAARRAFDTGPWPRTPAPERSALLHRVADLLERDVAEVARRESLDTGKRLVESEYDVADVVSVFRHFAGLAGAEAGRVVDTGRSDVISKVVHEPVGVCALITPWNYPLLQTAWKVAPCLATGNTFVLKPSELTPSTALWLMDALSEAGLPAGVANLVLGDGAGVGAPLTEHPGVDLVSFTGGLSTGKRVMAAASGTVKRIALELGGKNPNIVFADADLEVALDLALAAVFLHSGQVCSAGARLLVEESVHDDFVAQLVERAGRIRLGGPFDDAAQSGPLISAAHREKVEAYVAAGLAEGARLLLGGERPEGPAYEQGFYYRPTILGDCHSGMSVVQEESFGPVLTIETFRGDTAEEVEDAAVRLANDSIYGLAGAVWTQDAGRAERVAARLRMGTVWINDYHPYVAQAEWGGYKQSGIGRELGSGGLAEYRETKHVWHNVKPVAQNWFG, from the coding sequence GTGGCCGATCTGTTTGTCGACGGGACCTGGCGCGAGGCGCTGGGCGGAGGCACGCGGGAGATCCGCTGCCCCGCTGACGCCCGCCCGGTGCGCGTGGTCAGCGAGGGCGCGGCCGCGGACGTCGACGTCGCGGTGACCGCGGCCCGCCGGGCCTTCGATACCGGCCCGTGGCCGCGGACCCCGGCGCCCGAGCGGAGCGCGCTGCTGCACCGGGTCGCCGACCTGCTCGAGCGCGACGTCGCCGAGGTGGCTCGCCGCGAGTCCCTCGACACCGGCAAGCGCCTGGTCGAGTCGGAGTACGACGTCGCCGACGTCGTCAGCGTCTTCCGCCACTTCGCGGGGCTCGCGGGCGCCGAGGCCGGCCGGGTCGTCGACACCGGCCGCAGCGACGTGATCAGCAAGGTGGTCCACGAGCCGGTCGGCGTCTGCGCGCTGATCACGCCGTGGAACTACCCCCTCCTGCAGACCGCCTGGAAGGTCGCCCCGTGCCTGGCGACCGGCAACACGTTCGTCCTCAAGCCGAGCGAGCTCACCCCCAGCACCGCGCTGTGGCTGATGGACGCCCTGAGCGAGGCCGGGCTGCCCGCCGGTGTCGCCAACCTGGTCCTCGGTGACGGCGCCGGCGTCGGCGCACCGTTGACCGAGCACCCGGGGGTCGACCTGGTCTCCTTCACCGGCGGCCTCTCCACCGGCAAGAGGGTGATGGCCGCCGCGTCCGGCACGGTCAAGCGGATCGCCCTGGAGCTCGGCGGCAAGAACCCCAACATCGTCTTCGCCGACGCCGACCTCGAGGTCGCGCTCGACCTGGCCCTGGCCGCGGTCTTCCTGCACTCCGGCCAGGTCTGCTCGGCCGGCGCCCGGCTGCTGGTCGAGGAGAGCGTCCACGACGACTTCGTCGCGCAGCTCGTCGAGCGCGCGGGCCGGATCCGGCTCGGCGGGCCGTTCGACGACGCGGCCCAGTCCGGTCCGCTGATCAGCGCTGCCCACCGCGAGAAGGTCGAGGCGTACGTCGCCGCCGGGCTCGCCGAGGGCGCCCGGCTGCTGCTCGGCGGCGAACGGCCCGAGGGGCCGGCGTACGAGCAGGGCTTCTACTACCGGCCCACGATCCTGGGCGACTGCCACAGCGGCATGAGCGTGGTGCAGGAGGAGTCGTTCGGCCCGGTGCTGACGATCGAGACCTTCCGCGGGGACACGGCCGAGGAGGTCGAGGACGCCGCGGTCCGGCTCGCCAACGACAGCATCTACGGCCTCGCCGGAGCGGTGTGGACCCAGGACGCCGGGCGCGCGGAGCGGGTCGCCGCCCGGCTGCGGATGGGCACGGTGTGGATCAACGACTACCACCCGTACGTCGCCCAGGCCGAGTGGGGCGGCTACAAGCAGTCCGGCATCGGCCGCGAGCTCGGGTCGGGGGGACTGGCGGAGTACCGCGAGACCAAGCACGTCTGGCACAACGTCAAGCCGGTCGCCCAGAATTGGTTCGGCTGA
- the betA gene encoding choline dehydrogenase: protein MQPAYDVVIVGGGSAGSVLANRLSADGTTRVLVLEAGRSDVRLDPFIHMPAALPFPIGNPLYDWRYRSEPEPHLDGRRIYHARGRVLGGSSSINGMIFQRGNPLDFERWAADAGMKEWDYAHCLPYFKRLETRLVEDGHAGADAWRGGSGPLVLERGPATNPLFGAFLEAVQQAGHPLTDDVNGYRQEGFAPFDRNVHRGRRLSAARAYLHPVRKRPNLTVETLAQVTGLRTRGSRVTGVDYVRGVGRRGVRRRVDAGEVILCGGAINSPQLLLLSGIGPAAELEALGIPVLADLPGVGRNLQDHLEVYVQHASKQPVSIGPWLRHRHKPRIGAEWLFLRRGVGASNHFEAGGFIRSNEQVDYPNLMFHFLPIAIRYDGSRPAADHGYQVHIGPMYSDVRGSLTLKSRDPFEHPALRFNYLSTETDRREWVEMVRAARHILEQPAFAAFSAGELSPGPDVRTDQEILDWVARDAETALHPSCTARMGIDGDSVLDPGSLRVHGLEGLRVVDASAMPYVTNGNIYAPVMMLAEKAADLIAGNEPLAPLHVPFYRHRDGSPLHPPGDPRNRTEEPA, encoded by the coding sequence ATGCAGCCGGCGTACGACGTCGTGATCGTGGGCGGTGGGTCCGCCGGCTCGGTGCTGGCCAACCGGCTCAGCGCCGATGGCACCACCCGCGTGCTCGTGCTCGAGGCCGGCCGCAGCGACGTCCGGCTGGACCCGTTCATCCACATGCCGGCCGCGCTGCCGTTCCCGATCGGGAACCCGCTCTACGACTGGCGCTACCGCTCGGAGCCCGAGCCGCACCTCGACGGGCGGCGGATCTACCACGCGCGGGGCCGGGTGCTCGGCGGATCGAGCTCCATCAACGGGATGATCTTCCAGCGCGGCAACCCGCTCGACTTCGAGCGCTGGGCGGCCGACGCGGGGATGAAGGAGTGGGACTACGCCCACTGCCTGCCCTACTTCAAGCGCCTGGAGACCCGTCTTGTCGAGGACGGCCACGCCGGCGCCGACGCCTGGCGCGGCGGCTCCGGGCCGCTGGTGCTGGAGCGCGGGCCCGCGACCAACCCGCTGTTCGGGGCGTTCCTCGAGGCCGTGCAGCAGGCCGGCCACCCCCTGACCGACGACGTGAACGGCTACCGCCAGGAGGGCTTCGCGCCGTTCGACCGCAACGTCCACCGCGGTCGCCGGCTGAGCGCCGCGCGCGCCTACCTGCACCCCGTGCGCAAGCGGCCCAACCTCACCGTCGAGACCCTCGCGCAGGTCACCGGCCTGCGCACCCGGGGCTCGAGGGTCACCGGCGTCGACTACGTGCGCGGGGTGGGCCGGCGCGGCGTACGTCGTCGGGTCGACGCGGGTGAGGTGATCCTCTGCGGCGGCGCGATCAACTCCCCCCAGCTGCTGCTCCTCTCCGGCATCGGACCGGCCGCCGAGCTGGAGGCGCTCGGCATCCCCGTGCTCGCCGACCTGCCCGGCGTGGGCCGCAACCTGCAGGACCACCTCGAGGTCTACGTCCAGCACGCGAGCAAGCAGCCGGTCTCGATCGGTCCGTGGCTCCGGCACCGCCACAAGCCGCGGATCGGCGCGGAGTGGCTCTTCCTGCGCCGTGGCGTCGGGGCGTCCAACCACTTCGAGGCCGGTGGCTTCATCCGCTCCAACGAGCAGGTCGACTACCCCAACCTGATGTTCCACTTCCTGCCCATCGCCATCCGGTACGACGGGTCGCGGCCGGCCGCCGACCACGGCTACCAGGTGCACATCGGACCGATGTACTCCGACGTGCGCGGCAGCCTGACCCTGAAGAGCCGGGACCCGTTCGAGCACCCGGCGCTGCGGTTCAACTACCTCTCCACCGAGACCGACCGCCGCGAGTGGGTCGAGATGGTCCGGGCGGCGCGGCACATCCTCGAGCAGCCGGCGTTCGCGGCGTTCAGCGCGGGCGAGCTGTCGCCGGGACCGGACGTCCGGACCGACCAGGAGATCCTCGACTGGGTGGCCCGGGACGCGGAGACCGCGCTGCACCCCTCCTGCACGGCGCGGATGGGCATCGACGGCGACAGCGTGCTGGACCCGGGGTCGCTGCGGGTGCACGGCCTGGAGGGGCTGCGGGTCGTCGACGCCTCCGCGATGCCGTACGTCACCAACGGCAACATCTACGCACCTGTGATGATGCTGGCAGAGAAGGCGGCCGACCTGATCGCCGGCAACGAGCCGCTGGCGCCCCTGCACGTGCCGTTCTACCGCCACCGTGACGGATCACCGCTGCACCCGCCCGGGGACCCCCGCAACCGCACCGAGGAGCCCGCATGA
- a CDS encoding quaternary amine ABC transporter ATP-binding protein, translated as MTEPALRVDGLWKIFGPRAEKILGTPDADLGRTELKARTGCVAAVKDVSFEVAPGEVFVVMGLSGSGKSTLVRCLTRLIEPTAGAITLDGRDVVAASEAELRDLRRHKVSMVFQHFGLLPHRQVLDNVAYGLEVRGVKKTARHARAQELVDLVGLTGNERSYPDQLSGGMQQRVGLARALANDPSILLFDEPFSALDPLIRRDMQDEVVRLQAELQKTAVFITHDLNEALRLGDRILIMRDGEVVQVGTPAEIVARPADDYVRDFVSDVPRSHVLTLEYVMRPPEPTDSLEGPVMAPDVVVRQAARAALASEHPVQVVRDGELVGIVDDDAILRVVVAEEAVTA; from the coding sequence ATGACCGAGCCCGCCCTGCGCGTCGACGGACTGTGGAAGATCTTCGGTCCGCGCGCGGAGAAGATCCTCGGCACCCCGGACGCCGACCTCGGCCGGACCGAGCTGAAGGCGAGGACGGGGTGCGTCGCCGCCGTCAAGGACGTGTCCTTCGAGGTCGCTCCCGGCGAGGTGTTCGTGGTCATGGGCCTCTCCGGCTCCGGCAAGTCCACGCTGGTGCGCTGCCTGACCCGGTTGATCGAGCCGACGGCCGGCGCGATCACCCTCGACGGGCGGGACGTCGTCGCGGCCTCCGAGGCCGAGCTGCGCGACCTGCGCCGCCACAAGGTCTCGATGGTCTTCCAGCACTTCGGCCTGCTGCCGCACCGGCAGGTCCTCGACAACGTCGCGTACGGCCTCGAGGTCCGCGGCGTCAAGAAGACCGCGCGGCACGCGAGGGCCCAGGAGCTGGTCGACCTGGTCGGCCTCACCGGCAACGAGCGCTCCTACCCCGACCAGCTCTCCGGCGGGATGCAGCAGCGGGTCGGCCTGGCCCGGGCGCTGGCCAACGACCCCTCGATCCTGCTCTTCGACGAGCCCTTCTCGGCGCTCGACCCGCTGATCCGCCGCGACATGCAGGACGAGGTCGTGCGCCTGCAGGCCGAGCTGCAGAAGACCGCCGTGTTCATCACCCACGACCTCAACGAGGCGCTGCGGCTCGGCGACCGGATCCTCATCATGCGCGACGGCGAGGTCGTCCAGGTCGGGACGCCGGCCGAGATCGTCGCCCGGCCGGCTGACGACTACGTCCGCGACTTCGTCAGCGACGTGCCGCGCTCGCACGTGCTCACGCTCGAGTACGTCATGCGCCCGCCCGAGCCGACCGACTCGCTCGAGGGCCCGGTGATGGCCCCCGACGTCGTCGTACGACAGGCGGCGCGCGCCGCGCTGGCCTCGGAGCATCCCGTCCAGGTGGTGCGCGACG